One Novipirellula galeiformis genomic region harbors:
- a CDS encoding PIG-L family deacetylase: MGDQKINLPERLDLIAVGAHPDDVEIACGGTLAKLARKGYRIGIIDLTDGEPTPNSPSPEVRLREADQAARVLGVHKRIQLDLPNRRLFDCFEHRVALAKEFRRYRPQLVIGFGEKTPMASPDHWQAMQITDAAVFYSRLTKWDEYFPGLPVHSIQRQLYYRLAVEPDTLAGNPYHQIVDISDTIETKIESILCYKTQFEHKPNIVTRVRAAATVTGAAASVTAGESFAAAKPFAVDNLMLTLALEPLSD; this comes from the coding sequence GTGGGCGATCAGAAAATTAACTTACCCGAGCGATTGGATTTGATCGCGGTGGGGGCTCACCCCGACGACGTTGAAATCGCCTGTGGCGGAACGTTGGCCAAGCTGGCTCGCAAAGGCTATCGGATTGGGATCATTGATCTCACCGATGGCGAGCCGACGCCGAATTCGCCCAGCCCCGAGGTGCGGCTGCGCGAAGCCGATCAAGCGGCACGCGTGCTGGGGGTACACAAGCGGATTCAGCTCGATTTGCCCAACCGCCGTTTGTTCGACTGTTTCGAGCACCGGGTGGCGTTGGCAAAAGAATTTCGACGTTATCGGCCTCAGCTCGTGATCGGTTTTGGCGAAAAGACTCCGATGGCTTCCCCCGACCATTGGCAAGCGATGCAAATCACCGACGCGGCCGTCTTTTACAGCCGGTTGACCAAATGGGACGAGTATTTTCCCGGTTTGCCCGTCCATTCCATTCAACGGCAGCTCTATTATCGCTTGGCGGTCGAACCCGATACGTTGGCCGGGAATCCCTACCACCAAATCGTCGATATTAGCGACACGATCGAAACCAAGATTGAGTCGATCCTGTGTTACAAGACCCAATTTGAGCACAAACCGAACATCGTGACCCGAGTGCGAGCTGCCGCGACGGTCACGGGAGCGGCCGCCAGCGTGACGGCCGGCGAATCGTTTGCGGCTGCAAAACCCTTTGCCGTCGACAATCTGATGCTCACGTTGGCGCTTGAACCGTTATCCGACTAG